From the Streptomyces pluripotens genome, one window contains:
- a CDS encoding alpha/beta fold hydrolase, giving the protein MRPLLVHDVRCASGEREEPEALTRTPLLLVHGHPFDRTMWQPQLTRFSADRRVIAPDLRGYGASPVTPGTVPLSRHAQDIGDLLDSLQVDTCVLAGLSMGGQIAMECYARYGDRIRGLVLADTFPAAETPEGRRSRYAMADRLLAEGMRGYADEVLERMVAPYAHPDVKAHVHRMMTATSPQGAAAALRGRAERPDYRALLTAVGVPGLVITGADDTYTPVSDAEVMHAALPDSELHVIEGAAHLPNLERPAEFNRVLGDFLARLDG; this is encoded by the coding sequence ATGCGCCCCCTCCTTGTACACGACGTCCGCTGCGCCTCCGGTGAGCGCGAAGAGCCCGAAGCCCTGACGCGCACTCCCCTCCTCCTCGTCCACGGCCATCCCTTCGACCGCACGATGTGGCAGCCGCAGCTGACGCGGTTCTCAGCGGACCGCCGGGTGATCGCCCCCGACCTGCGCGGCTACGGCGCGTCCCCGGTAACCCCCGGCACCGTCCCACTCTCCCGCCACGCCCAGGACATCGGTGACCTACTGGACTCCCTTCAGGTGGACACCTGCGTCCTCGCCGGCCTGTCCATGGGCGGCCAGATCGCCATGGAGTGCTACGCCCGCTACGGCGACCGGATACGGGGCCTGGTCCTCGCCGACACCTTCCCCGCCGCCGAGACACCCGAGGGCAGGCGGAGCCGTTACGCGATGGCCGACCGACTGCTCGCCGAGGGCATGCGGGGCTATGCCGACGAGGTACTGGAGAGGATGGTCGCCCCGTACGCGCATCCCGACGTCAAGGCCCATGTGCACCGCATGATGACGGCCACCTCCCCGCAAGGCGCCGCCGCGGCTCTGCGCGGCCGGGCCGAACGCCCCGACTACCGGGCCCTGCTGACCGCGGTCGGCGTACCCGGGCTCGTCATCACCGGCGCCGACGACACCTACACCCCCGTCTCCGACGCCGAGGTGATGCACGCGGCCCTGCCTGACTCAGAACTGCACGTCATCGAGGGCGCGGCCCATCTGCCGAACCTGGAACGGCCAGCGGAGTTCAACCGAGTACTCGGGGACTTCCTGGCGCGGCTCGACGGGTGA
- a CDS encoding PLP-dependent aminotransferase family protein has translation MDDYRRIADRIAQDITGGRLRPGQRLPPQRVFARRHGMAPSTAGRVYAELVRRGLVVGEVGRGTFVRATDPDGQPGHTLAEAAANAVPVNLELNYPSAEGQSELLAPALASLLRPEELGRALQPAAAAGSPAAREAVAALLAQVGLRPAPGRVLFAGNARQAIAATLASLVRPGGRVGVEPLTYPLVKEIAVRLGITLVPLAVDDEGPLPDSVAAVHLGAPLSALYLQPTLHNPTSRTVSAGRLEQLAGVVHRLGIPVVEDRIWSFLDPGGTPPLAALAPGHVHLVDGLSKRVAPGLTVGFTVVPQERTEAVGRAIRSGGWSAAGFALEAATRWIGDGTVDRLVAAKRRDARRRQRLAARELAGFVVRSDPAAYFAWWELPAPWRADTFTAAARAHGIAVTPGTAFSVDPSRTPDAVRLGLGSVPERELGRALRVLARVARGGPGAGTG, from the coding sequence GTGGACGACTACCGGCGCATTGCCGACCGGATCGCGCAGGACATCACTGGCGGACGGCTCCGGCCGGGGCAACGGCTCCCTCCACAGCGGGTGTTCGCCCGGCGGCATGGGATGGCACCCTCGACCGCGGGGCGGGTCTATGCCGAACTCGTGCGCCGCGGACTGGTGGTGGGGGAGGTCGGGCGCGGTACGTTCGTGCGCGCTACCGATCCGGACGGGCAACCCGGGCATACCCTGGCCGAGGCAGCGGCCAATGCCGTGCCCGTGAACCTGGAACTCAACTACCCGAGCGCCGAAGGCCAGTCGGAGCTGTTGGCCCCGGCCCTGGCGTCTCTGCTGCGGCCGGAGGAACTCGGCCGGGCGTTGCAGCCCGCCGCGGCGGCGGGTTCCCCGGCCGCCCGGGAGGCGGTGGCCGCGCTGCTGGCCCAGGTGGGTTTGAGACCGGCCCCGGGACGTGTTCTGTTCGCCGGCAACGCACGGCAGGCGATTGCTGCGACCCTCGCCTCGCTGGTGCGCCCGGGTGGCCGGGTGGGTGTGGAGCCGTTGACGTATCCGCTGGTCAAGGAGATCGCGGTCCGCCTCGGCATCACCCTGGTGCCACTCGCCGTGGACGATGAGGGGCCGTTGCCCGACTCCGTCGCCGCCGTTCACCTCGGCGCGCCCCTGTCCGCCCTCTACCTGCAACCGACGCTACACAATCCGACCTCGCGGACGGTGAGCGCCGGCCGACTGGAGCAGCTTGCAGGCGTCGTCCACAGGCTGGGGATACCGGTGGTCGAGGACCGGATCTGGTCCTTCCTGGACCCGGGCGGCACGCCTCCCCTAGCCGCGCTCGCACCGGGCCACGTCCACCTCGTCGACGGGTTGTCCAAGCGGGTCGCGCCCGGGCTGACCGTCGGGTTCACCGTCGTACCACAGGAACGTACGGAGGCGGTGGGGAGGGCCATACGGTCGGGCGGGTGGAGCGCGGCCGGGTTCGCGTTGGAGGCTGCCACGCGGTGGATCGGGGACGGAACGGTGGACCGGCTGGTGGCGGCCAAGCGGCGGGACGCGCGGCGACGGCAGCGGCTGGCCGCCAGAGAACTGGCCGGTTTCGTCGTACGGTCCGATCCGGCCGCCTACTTCGCCTGGTGGGAACTGCCCGCTCCGTGGCGGGCGGACACCTTCACGGCCGCCGCGCGGGCGCACGGGATCGCGGTGACGCCGGGTACGGCCTTCTCGGTCGATCCGAGCCGTACGCCGGACGCGGTCAGGCTCGGGCTCGGGTCGGTCCCTGAACGGGAGCTGGGGCGGGCCCTGCGGGTCCTTGCGCGCGTCGCCCGTGGCGGGCCGGGCGCAGGTACCGGGTGA
- a CDS encoding helix-turn-helix domain-containing protein: MQERDDPQVIGRRVQRLRTQRGLTQRQLAEPAYTPAYISTLEAGRARASDEALRHIAGRLGVAFEELALGRPAHLATDLRLRLTEAQRVLADGRAEEAAARYTALLAEAETHELGREQATALLGLGECALETGDLERARECFERAERQLGGTPLPMRVPALRGRAVSHYLAGELRYSVYLLESTLDELNRGGLHDPDALLLLYASVIGPYMDMGAHARAAQAAEFALALAPQAADPALVARMHRSVARTLLAEGRVAEADASLAKAAELYRQLQLRTELANCHWMRGYIHAQNGQLTAAEAELRQALDMLAKTRAALYRSQAAVELADVLHRRGKSAEAAELLEGVLGDFSSERGAVHAAAAHRLLGIIAEDSRDTEAAEEHYVRALSLLERAGAAGDLADLCRLLGDLLRRTGRIEAALDAYRTGLGHRTTPGTTTLGPAPAQPPL; the protein is encoded by the coding sequence ATGCAGGAACGGGACGATCCGCAGGTCATCGGGCGGCGCGTGCAACGCCTACGCACCCAGCGTGGGCTGACTCAGCGACAACTGGCCGAACCGGCCTACACGCCGGCCTACATCTCCACTCTGGAGGCGGGCCGGGCCCGGGCCTCCGACGAGGCGCTCAGGCACATTGCGGGCCGCCTCGGGGTCGCCTTCGAGGAACTGGCCCTGGGACGGCCTGCCCACCTCGCCACCGACCTCCGGTTGCGCCTGACCGAGGCACAGCGCGTCCTCGCCGACGGCCGGGCCGAGGAGGCGGCGGCGCGGTACACGGCGCTGCTCGCTGAGGCGGAGACGCACGAGCTCGGCCGTGAGCAGGCCACTGCGCTTCTCGGTCTCGGTGAATGCGCCCTGGAGACGGGGGACCTGGAGCGCGCCCGGGAGTGCTTCGAGCGGGCCGAGAGGCAACTGGGCGGTACTCCACTGCCGATGCGGGTGCCAGCCCTGCGCGGACGCGCCGTCTCCCACTATTTGGCCGGCGAACTCCGTTACTCGGTCTACCTTTTGGAGTCGACGCTCGACGAACTCAACCGCGGTGGCCTGCACGACCCCGATGCCTTGCTGTTGCTCTACGCGAGTGTCATCGGCCCGTACATGGACATGGGCGCCCACGCCCGTGCCGCCCAGGCCGCCGAATTCGCCCTCGCGCTCGCCCCGCAGGCCGCCGACCCCGCACTGGTCGCCCGGATGCACCGCTCGGTGGCCCGTACTCTGCTCGCCGAAGGCCGTGTCGCCGAGGCCGACGCCTCCCTGGCCAAGGCAGCTGAGCTCTACCGCCAGCTCCAGCTGCGCACCGAACTGGCCAACTGCCACTGGATGCGGGGGTACATCCATGCACAGAACGGTCAGCTGACGGCCGCCGAAGCGGAGTTGCGCCAGGCGCTCGACATGCTCGCGAAGACCCGGGCCGCCCTCTACCGCAGCCAGGCCGCGGTCGAACTGGCCGACGTGCTGCACCGCCGCGGCAAGTCGGCGGAGGCGGCCGAGCTGCTCGAAGGCGTGCTGGGCGACTTCTCCTCCGAACGCGGCGCCGTCCACGCGGCCGCCGCCCACCGCCTCCTCGGCATCATCGCCGAGGACTCCCGGGACACCGAGGCTGCCGAAGAGCACTACGTCCGCGCGCTCAGCCTTCTGGAACGTGCGGGTGCCGCCGGCGACCTGGCGGACCTGTGCCGTCTCCTGGGCGACCTGCTGCGCCGTACGGGCCGTATCGAGGCGGCCCTGGACGCCTACCGCACCGGCCTCGGCCACCGCACGACTCCGGGCACCACCACCCTGGGTCCGGCGCCGGCCCAGCCGCCGCTGTGA
- a CDS encoding PP2C family protein-serine/threonine phosphatase: MEYGRRHQLLRVRGRSITWVPPLLLLAGVVLLDFNTPEQFRIVSWIVLVPGIAAAICGVWTTAVFSLLSVLTYVAVDNAWPDQYRAGTADFVLVAAGGLLATLAAGVRVRREQQMLHIRDIAETTRRTVLRPLPRRWAGLEQAGAYLAADVDARVGGDFYDIQPGPHGTRVLVGDVQGKGLGAVETAAALLGTFREAGYHERDLADVAGRLEVRMLRHRFHTTALGRDDGDRFATAVLIGFPEDVAGTIEIVNFGHEPPLSVGPNGVRELPCGGGLPLGLGDLADGLPPVRRVPLAVDETLLLVTDGVTEARDRSGRFYPLADEVARAVTADPRRVEPQRLVLLVRDGVLHHSGGRLADDTTVFAVRRTRVAPGEAPERGRLQV, translated from the coding sequence ATGGAGTACGGGCGGCGGCATCAGCTGCTGCGCGTACGCGGCCGGAGCATCACCTGGGTGCCGCCGCTGCTGCTGCTCGCAGGGGTCGTACTGCTGGATTTCAACACCCCGGAGCAGTTCCGGATCGTCTCGTGGATCGTCCTGGTCCCCGGTATCGCCGCCGCGATCTGCGGGGTGTGGACGACGGCCGTCTTCAGCCTGCTGTCGGTGCTGACCTACGTCGCCGTCGACAATGCCTGGCCCGACCAGTACCGGGCCGGGACGGCCGATTTCGTGCTGGTGGCCGCCGGCGGTCTGCTGGCCACGCTGGCCGCGGGCGTACGGGTACGCAGGGAACAGCAGATGCTCCATATCCGGGACATCGCCGAGACCACCCGCCGTACGGTGCTGCGCCCGCTCCCGCGCCGCTGGGCCGGCCTGGAACAGGCCGGGGCGTACCTGGCCGCTGACGTCGACGCCCGGGTCGGCGGCGATTTCTACGACATCCAGCCGGGCCCGCACGGCACCCGGGTGCTCGTCGGCGATGTGCAGGGCAAGGGCCTGGGCGCGGTGGAGACCGCTGCCGCCCTGCTCGGCACCTTCCGTGAGGCCGGATATCACGAGAGGGACCTCGCCGATGTCGCCGGACGCTTGGAGGTGCGGATGCTCCGGCACCGCTTCCACACCACCGCACTCGGCCGGGACGACGGCGACCGCTTCGCCACCGCGGTGCTGATCGGCTTCCCCGAGGACGTCGCCGGCACCATCGAGATCGTGAACTTCGGCCACGAACCCCCCCTCTCCGTCGGTCCGAATGGCGTCCGCGAGCTGCCCTGCGGCGGCGGGCTGCCGCTTGGTCTCGGCGACCTTGCGGACGGTCTTCCACCGGTGCGCCGGGTGCCGCTCGCCGTCGACGAGACCCTGCTGCTGGTCACCGACGGGGTGACCGAGGCCCGCGACCGCTCCGGCAGGTTCTATCCGCTGGCCGACGAGGTCGCCCGCGCGGTCACCGCCGATCCGCGTCGCGTCGAACCCCAGCGCCTGGTACTCCTGGTCCGCGACGGGGTGCTGCACCACAGCGGCGGCCGGCTGGCGGACGACACCACGGTCTTCGCCGTGCGGCGGACGCGGGTGGCGCCGGGCGAAGCCCCCGAACGCGGACGTTTGCAGGTCTGA
- a CDS encoding amidohydrolase, which translates to MASTPARTALDLTADLPVPDLADFYRDLHRHPELSLREHRTAGKLADRLRDTGFETTEGVGGTGVVGRLRNGDGPTVLLRADMDALPVTETTGLPYASATDGVMHACGHDLHVTWLAGAARALAAGRETWRGTLLVVGQPAEETGRGAARMVADGLYQRFGRPDVLLGQHATPGPAGLYPHVPGLIVSASTDIDIMVHGRGGHGSRPEATVDPVVTAAYLVTRLQTVVSREVAAGESAVLTVGRIEAGTRHNIIPAEARIALNLRTQSEQVRQRMVAAVRRITHGECLAAGCPREPEVTVGDTFPMTVNDAVTDAAVAAVHGEVFGADTVFDPGPAMGSEDFPELALGTIPYSYWFVTTTPAEVWEQAPGDTLPEKLAAVPSNHSPRFAPDLSTIAPGVRTLASGALALLSVA; encoded by the coding sequence GTGGCCTCGACTCCCGCCCGCACCGCGCTCGATCTGACGGCCGACCTGCCGGTCCCGGACCTGGCGGACTTCTACCGCGACCTGCACCGCCACCCCGAACTGTCGCTGCGCGAACACCGCACCGCCGGGAAACTGGCCGACCGGCTGCGGGACACCGGGTTCGAGACCACCGAGGGCGTCGGGGGCACCGGGGTCGTGGGTCGGCTGCGCAACGGGGACGGCCCGACCGTGCTGCTGCGGGCCGACATGGACGCACTGCCGGTCACCGAGACGACCGGACTACCGTACGCCTCCGCGACGGACGGGGTGATGCACGCCTGCGGGCACGATCTGCACGTCACCTGGCTGGCCGGAGCCGCCCGGGCACTGGCCGCCGGGCGGGAGACCTGGCGGGGCACGCTGCTGGTCGTGGGCCAGCCCGCCGAGGAGACCGGGCGGGGCGCGGCCCGGATGGTCGCCGACGGGCTGTACCAGCGCTTCGGCCGCCCGGACGTGCTGCTCGGGCAGCACGCGACCCCCGGTCCGGCGGGCCTGTACCCGCACGTGCCCGGCCTGATCGTGTCGGCCTCGACGGACATCGACATCATGGTGCACGGCCGGGGCGGACACGGCTCGCGCCCGGAGGCGACCGTGGACCCGGTGGTGACCGCCGCCTACCTGGTCACCCGGCTGCAGACAGTGGTGTCCCGGGAGGTCGCCGCGGGTGAGTCCGCCGTGCTGACCGTGGGCCGGATCGAGGCGGGCACCCGACACAACATCATCCCCGCCGAGGCGCGCATCGCGCTGAACCTGCGCACCCAGTCCGAGCAGGTCCGGCAGCGGATGGTGGCCGCGGTCCGGCGCATCACGCACGGCGAGTGCCTGGCAGCCGGCTGCCCGCGCGAGCCCGAGGTGACCGTCGGTGACACCTTCCCGATGACCGTCAACGACGCCGTCACCGACGCTGCGGTGGCCGCCGTGCACGGCGAGGTGTTCGGCGCGGACACGGTGTTCGACCCCGGCCCGGCCATGGGCAGCGAGGACTTCCCCGAGCTCGCGCTCGGTACGATCCCGTACTCGTACTGGTTCGTGACCACCACGCCCGCCGAGGTGTGGGAGCAGGCTCCCGGCGACACCCTTCCGGAGAAGCTGGCGGCCGTGCCGAGCAATCACAGTCCGCGCTTCGCACCCGATCTGTCCACCATCGCCCCGGGCGTCCGCACCCTGGCCTCGGGGGCCCTGGCCCTGTTGTCAGTGGCATGA
- a CDS encoding endonuclease/exonuclease/phosphatase family protein, which yields MLAGVSAVAGCRAADTDGITPIPQLLAFLPWLLLPTGVALLCALLARWWTGLVWGVAVLGLLAWYLEPYGRVADSNGLPLASLRVLTSNVEFGRGTPALVPIVRDQHPDVVFVEECEYTCQATLNREFATSHPYRQAVRAAGSRGSLILSRFPLKPSAGVRGTMGMPGAVADVHGHTVRLQLAHPMPPLPHQLGLWSSELGRLHDFAAADTRTPTILAGDFNASQDHAAFRRILDTGLTDAARLADHDRTPSWPSRTASVIGTQIDHVLLSPDFTATSARFLRVAGSDHRALVVDLALHQRA from the coding sequence ATGCTAGCCGGCGTGAGCGCGGTCGCCGGCTGCCGTGCGGCCGACACCGACGGCATCACCCCGATACCCCAATTGCTCGCCTTCCTGCCCTGGCTGCTCCTGCCCACCGGCGTCGCCCTGCTCTGCGCGCTGCTCGCCCGCTGGTGGACCGGCCTGGTCTGGGGAGTCGCCGTCCTCGGACTGCTCGCCTGGTACCTGGAACCGTACGGCAGGGTCGCCGATTCCAACGGACTGCCCCTCGCCTCCCTCCGCGTGCTCACCTCGAACGTCGAGTTCGGTCGCGGCACCCCGGCCCTGGTGCCCATCGTCCGCGACCAGCACCCGGACGTGGTGTTCGTTGAGGAGTGCGAGTACACCTGTCAGGCCACCCTGAACCGCGAGTTCGCGACCAGTCACCCCTACCGGCAGGCGGTGCGCGCGGCCGGCTCCCGCGGCTCCCTGATCCTGAGCCGCTTCCCGCTCAAGCCGAGCGCCGGCGTCCGGGGCACCATGGGCATGCCCGGCGCGGTGGCCGATGTACACGGCCACACCGTACGCCTCCAGCTCGCCCATCCCATGCCCCCGCTGCCGCACCAACTCGGTCTGTGGAGCAGTGAACTCGGCAGGCTCCACGACTTCGCCGCAGCGGACACCCGTACTCCCACCATCCTCGCGGGCGACTTCAACGCCTCCCAGGACCACGCTGCCTTCCGCCGCATCCTGGACACCGGCCTGACCGACGCGGCCCGTCTCGCCGACCATGACCGCACGCCCAGCTGGCCCTCACGCACCGCCTCCGTGATCGGCACGCAGATCGACCACGTCCTGCTCTCCCCGGACTTCACCGCAACCAGCGCCCGCTTCCTCCGGGTGGCCGGCAGCGACCACCGCGCACTCGTCGTGGACCTCGCCCTCCACCAGCGCGCTTGA
- a CDS encoding FUSC family protein has protein sequence MSREFPIGLTPPDWLVRNLRTTKAPINRAAAVRASLAMTLPLVIGFAAERPAYGALASIGALNGVIGDTADAYRMRVIQLAVPQLVGAIGIILGSLVYGRGWYAVAVVTGVALLSGMISTIGAVASVSGLLLLLNAVIGAGLPLPGAWWLAPALLTGGGLLVLALALLAWPLRAGVPERVSVATTYRRVADLLAACGDPDRYPSVRFGVTQSLNQAYDLILAHRARHHGRSRELTRLLAQLNAVTPVVEAAPAVHLTGRPLPPEVPEAVRRLAHTVQTGRTGPPGVPSLPAPTTETARAVEHALRHAAAVVTAPDIDPGGVDERIGRPAALGVRAARAARNVVLSAHSWRYGLRLAVCIGCAQALVSLIPVPRSYWVALTVTFVLKPDFGSVFSRALLRALGTVAGLVIAAAVLAEVPPGWADVPVMLVLAPLIPVLTPRGYGYQTAAITPVILLLSDLLSHQGTALLLPRLLDSLMGCAIALIAGYLLWPESWHTRVGDRLADAVADTAVYVEAAFGAGIDTAARARMRRRLYRDLSSIRTEFQRALTEPPPTGRRAAAWWPLVVAVERIVDATTAARVRVRHGAPAPSAAEIHQVSQELRALSEGVRRSETLVAVRTHLTGPSDSVLESLRQEVAAARAITTPH, from the coding sequence ATGTCCCGCGAGTTCCCCATCGGCCTCACCCCTCCCGACTGGCTGGTCCGGAACCTCCGCACCACGAAGGCACCCATCAACCGGGCCGCGGCTGTCCGGGCCTCGCTCGCCATGACGCTGCCCCTGGTGATCGGATTCGCGGCCGAACGTCCCGCATACGGAGCGCTCGCCTCCATCGGCGCCTTGAACGGCGTCATCGGCGACACCGCCGACGCCTACCGCATGCGCGTCATCCAGCTCGCCGTGCCCCAACTCGTCGGTGCGATCGGCATCATCCTCGGCTCCCTGGTGTACGGCCGGGGCTGGTACGCGGTCGCCGTGGTCACCGGTGTCGCACTGCTGTCCGGGATGATCTCCACGATCGGCGCGGTGGCCTCCGTATCGGGCCTGCTACTGCTACTGAACGCCGTGATCGGCGCCGGGCTCCCGCTCCCCGGCGCCTGGTGGCTGGCCCCCGCCCTGTTGACCGGCGGCGGACTGCTGGTCCTGGCGCTCGCCCTGCTCGCCTGGCCGCTGCGAGCGGGAGTGCCGGAGCGGGTGTCGGTCGCCACCACCTACCGGAGGGTCGCCGACCTGCTCGCCGCCTGCGGTGATCCGGACCGCTACCCGTCCGTCCGGTTCGGCGTCACCCAGTCCTTGAACCAGGCGTACGACCTGATCCTCGCCCACCGCGCCCGCCACCACGGCCGGAGCCGTGAACTCACACGGCTGCTCGCCCAGTTGAACGCTGTCACCCCCGTCGTGGAGGCGGCTCCCGCCGTCCACCTCACCGGCCGGCCGCTCCCACCAGAGGTCCCCGAGGCAGTGCGACGACTGGCCCACACCGTCCAGACCGGCCGCACGGGTCCACCGGGGGTGCCGAGCCTCCCCGCCCCCACCACCGAGACGGCCCGCGCCGTCGAGCACGCCCTCCGGCACGCCGCCGCCGTGGTCACCGCCCCGGACATCGATCCGGGCGGCGTCGACGAGCGCATCGGCCGACCGGCCGCGCTCGGCGTCCGCGCCGCCCGCGCGGCCCGCAACGTCGTCCTGTCCGCCCACTCCTGGCGCTACGGTCTGCGCCTGGCCGTCTGCATCGGGTGTGCGCAGGCCCTCGTCTCGCTGATTCCCGTCCCCCGCTCCTACTGGGTGGCTCTGACCGTCACCTTCGTCCTCAAACCCGATTTCGGCTCGGTGTTCTCCCGCGCCCTGCTGCGCGCACTGGGCACGGTGGCCGGTCTGGTGATCGCAGCGGCGGTCCTGGCCGAGGTGCCCCCCGGTTGGGCGGACGTTCCCGTCATGCTGGTCCTGGCCCCACTGATCCCGGTCCTGACCCCACGCGGCTACGGCTACCAGACGGCGGCCATCACCCCGGTGATCCTGCTCCTCTCCGACCTGCTGAGCCACCAGGGCACCGCCCTGCTGCTCCCCCGTCTGCTGGACTCCCTCATGGGCTGTGCGATCGCTCTGATCGCCGGCTATCTGCTCTGGCCGGAGAGCTGGCACACCCGGGTCGGCGACCGCCTGGCGGACGCGGTGGCGGACACGGCGGTGTACGTGGAGGCGGCTTTCGGCGCGGGCATCGACACGGCGGCCCGCGCCCGGATGCGCCGCCGCCTCTACCGCGACCTGTCCTCCATCCGTACGGAATTCCAGCGGGCCCTGACCGAACCCCCACCCACCGGTCGGCGCGCCGCCGCCTGGTGGCCACTGGTCGTCGCCGTGGAACGTATCGTCGACGCGACGACGGCGGCCCGGGTCCGCGTCCGCCACGGCGCCCCGGCCCCGTCTGCCGCCGAGATCCACCAGGTGTCCCAAGAGCTCCGCGCGCTGTCGGAGGGGGTCCGCCGGTCGGAAACCCTCGTGGCGG